The following proteins are co-located in the Aurantiacibacter atlanticus genome:
- a CDS encoding 2OG-Fe(II) oxygenase family protein yields MNSSPEHYRQRAKILADTGDVTGALGVLREGISAFPNDAPLANSTGNMAMRSGDAALAEACFAQALRIDGHTLEYAINLAIALARLERHDEAVEVLSSLETQGANDARYCSVRATSHRSSGDLRQARIWYDHGLALEPTRPNALHGRARIALESGEADAVQLFERALVANQTDAEAWLGLAEALDAAGEPVRAQELAQKLVAQAPHWIAALRVLAQLRLAAGDDDFASHFADAARQRPQDIAIVQAHAAILSGHDHPSQAAEVIAAARLRIPNDQQLALLEAMQRGMAGQDDAAQEIFASLNLDTPDRAVHEARHRIRRGEMGRAEILLERALAVMPDSTDGWALRDFLWRMRGDDRAAWLHGQVGLVHLLPLPGWEVLQPDLLPLLHQLHDGAAFPLTQSLRGGTQTRGTLLDRAEPEITHLHEALLDALADYRAGLPAKDKNHPLLRHRDAPWSIAGSWSVRLAGGGDRHAAHVHPEGIVSSALYCDLPKDIANHEGQAGWIELGRPPDHMRLDLGPLHVLQPKDGYLALFPSTLYHGTVPFTSGRRMTVAFDVQCQKGAT; encoded by the coding sequence GTGAACAGTTCACCTGAACATTATCGCCAGCGAGCAAAAATCCTAGCCGACACAGGCGATGTCACAGGCGCATTGGGCGTGCTGCGCGAAGGGATCTCTGCCTTTCCCAATGATGCGCCACTTGCCAATAGTACCGGAAATATGGCGATGCGGTCTGGCGACGCCGCCCTGGCAGAAGCATGCTTTGCACAGGCGCTCAGGATTGATGGGCACACGCTCGAATATGCCATCAATCTGGCGATCGCACTAGCGCGGCTCGAACGTCATGACGAAGCAGTTGAAGTGCTCTCCTCTCTCGAAACGCAGGGTGCGAATGATGCGCGCTACTGCTCTGTTCGGGCGACCTCGCATCGCTCTTCTGGAGATCTGAGGCAGGCAAGGATCTGGTACGATCACGGCCTTGCACTGGAACCCACTCGGCCCAACGCCCTGCACGGCAGAGCGCGCATCGCGCTGGAAAGTGGCGAAGCTGATGCGGTGCAGCTTTTCGAGCGAGCCTTGGTCGCCAACCAAACGGATGCGGAGGCCTGGCTCGGCCTGGCAGAGGCGCTTGATGCCGCGGGCGAACCAGTCCGCGCGCAAGAGCTGGCACAGAAATTAGTCGCGCAAGCACCACACTGGATTGCCGCGCTGCGGGTGTTGGCACAGCTTCGCCTTGCTGCAGGTGACGACGATTTCGCCAGCCATTTTGCAGATGCCGCACGCCAGCGCCCACAGGATATCGCAATCGTACAGGCGCATGCCGCGATCCTTTCAGGCCATGATCACCCATCGCAAGCGGCCGAAGTGATTGCTGCTGCCCGCCTACGCATTCCCAATGATCAACAGCTCGCCTTGCTCGAAGCGATGCAGCGTGGAATGGCGGGACAAGACGACGCAGCCCAAGAAATCTTCGCCTCTCTTAATCTCGATACGCCCGATCGCGCGGTGCACGAAGCCCGCCACAGGATCAGGCGCGGCGAAATGGGTAGGGCAGAGATACTGCTTGAAAGGGCACTTGCGGTTATGCCCGACAGCACCGATGGCTGGGCATTGCGCGATTTTCTTTGGCGAATGCGCGGCGATGATCGCGCCGCGTGGCTGCACGGGCAGGTTGGGTTGGTTCATCTTTTGCCCTTGCCCGGGTGGGAGGTATTGCAGCCAGACCTGCTCCCCCTCCTCCATCAATTGCACGACGGCGCAGCCTTCCCGCTAACGCAATCCCTTCGCGGCGGCACGCAGACACGGGGGACACTGCTCGACCGGGCCGAGCCTGAAATCACGCATCTGCATGAAGCGCTTCTCGACGCCCTCGCAGATTACCGCGCAGGCCTCCCTGCCAAGGATAAGAACCATCCGCTGCTGCGCCACCGCGATGCGCCTTGGTCTATCGCGGGATCGTGGTCCGTACGTTTGGCTGGCGGCGGGGACCGGCATGCCGCGCATGTGCATCCTGAAGGAATTGTATCGTCAGCGCTATATTGCGACCTGCCGAAGGACATAGCCAACCATGAAGGTCAGGCCGGCTGGATTGAACTGGGACGCCCCCCCGATCATATGCGGCTAGATCTTGGACCGCTCCATGTTCTGCAACCCAAAGATGGCTATCTAGCGCTTTTTCCCAGTACGCTCTATCATGGCACCGTACCCTTCACATCCGGGCGGCGGATGACAGTTGCCTTTGACGTGCAATGCCAGAAAGGTGCCACATGA
- a CDS encoding 2OG-Fe(II) oxygenase — MAKALFQLNPDLDRAALARQFARDRRLQIADVLTEEAARELRGILQHHTQWGIALQAGAHGKPQGFRAQELSNPAIAKQAMEIAQLTDKAAAERDYAYRSMRYSLVEALQGGWAPDGPHEILLEHLNAEEFLGLMRQITDIPELAKADGHASCFGPQHFLGRHMDSHVAEGWRIAYVLNLTIDDWYPDWGGYLVFFDEDGNIETGFKPRFNTLNLFAVPQAHAVTYVPPFAPKGRYAISGWLRDR, encoded by the coding sequence ATGGCCAAGGCGCTTTTCCAGCTGAACCCCGATCTCGACCGCGCCGCCCTCGCCCGGCAATTTGCGCGAGACCGCCGCTTGCAGATCGCCGATGTTCTAACAGAAGAGGCGGCACGCGAACTACGCGGCATTCTTCAACACCACACGCAGTGGGGCATTGCCCTGCAGGCCGGGGCACATGGCAAGCCGCAGGGATTCAGAGCGCAAGAATTAAGCAATCCGGCAATTGCCAAGCAAGCCATGGAAATTGCGCAGCTGACCGACAAGGCCGCGGCAGAACGCGACTATGCCTATCGGTCGATGCGGTATTCTCTTGTTGAGGCATTGCAGGGCGGCTGGGCCCCTGATGGCCCGCACGAAATCCTCCTGGAACATCTGAATGCAGAAGAGTTTCTTGGCCTGATGCGGCAGATCACAGACATTCCTGAACTCGCCAAGGCTGATGGCCATGCCAGTTGCTTTGGCCCGCAGCACTTTCTTGGCCGCCATATGGATAGCCATGTCGCAGAAGGCTGGCGGATTGCCTATGTTCTCAACCTCACCATAGATGACTGGTATCCTGATTGGGGCGGTTATCTCGTATTCTTTGATGAGGATGGCAATATTGAAACCGGCTTCAAACCGCGCTTTAATACGCTGAACCTCTTTGCCGTGCCGCAGGCCCATGCGGTCACCTATGTGCCACCATTCGCGCCCAAGGGCCGCTATGCCATCAGTGGGTGGCTGCGCGACAGGTGA
- a CDS encoding UrcA family protein has translation MNTILKSSLAVAMFASTAAATPAIAGALDEVTVATVRYSDLDLSTQSGQRQLHARLRNAAQYVCGMDIRTPGSLIPSREARACYSENLRNLERRIATLVEAERRNV, from the coding sequence ATGAACACTATTTTGAAATCCAGTCTGGCCGTCGCCATGTTTGCCAGCACAGCTGCCGCAACGCCAGCCATTGCCGGCGCGCTAGATGAAGTCACTGTCGCAACGGTTCGCTACAGCGATCTCGATCTCTCGACCCAATCCGGCCAGCGTCAGCTGCATGCCCGCCTGCGCAATGCTGCACAATATGTGTGCGGCATGGATATTCGTACACCTGGCAGCCTCATTCCGAGCCGCGAAGCACGCGCCTGCTATTCAGAAAATCTACGCAACCTCGAACGCCGCATTGCAACCCTTGTGGAAGCCGAGCGTCGCAACGTCTGA
- a CDS encoding outer membrane protein assembly factor BamD translates to MIPTRSVRGAFAAAACALVLTGCSGGSANEGADVAYVARDVESLYIAAKDRLDRGDLQVAAALFDEVERQHPYSPWARRAQLMSAFSYYAARQYNAAIQSSSRFLSIHPGNRDAPYAYYLIALSYYEQISDVERDQAITRQALAAMNELVRRYPDSPYAADARLKIDLVNDHLAGKEMEIGRHYERTGQWLAANLRFRNVVDDYQTTSHAPEALFRMVETSLAIGVPEEAQRYAAVLGANYPGNEWYERAYELMQDHQPQRVGG, encoded by the coding sequence ATGATTCCGACCCGATCCGTGCGCGGCGCCTTTGCGGCCGCAGCTTGTGCCCTCGTTCTCACCGGTTGCAGCGGCGGCAGCGCAAATGAAGGCGCAGATGTTGCCTATGTCGCGCGCGATGTGGAATCGCTTTACATCGCTGCTAAGGACCGGCTCGATCGCGGGGATTTGCAAGTGGCTGCTGCCTTGTTTGACGAGGTGGAACGCCAGCACCCCTATTCCCCATGGGCCCGCCGCGCCCAGTTGATGAGCGCGTTTTCATATTACGCTGCACGTCAATATAACGCGGCGATCCAGTCTTCTTCGCGTTTTCTGTCGATCCACCCCGGCAACCGTGATGCACCCTATGCCTATTACCTTATCGCACTCAGCTATTATGAGCAGATCAGCGATGTAGAGCGTGATCAGGCAATCACGCGGCAGGCACTCGCTGCGATGAACGAATTGGTGCGTCGTTATCCGGACAGTCCCTATGCCGCCGATGCGCGGTTGAAGATTGATCTGGTCAATGATCACCTGGCGGGCAAGGAAATGGAAATCGGCCGTCATTATGAGCGGACCGGACAGTGGCTTGCTGCGAATTTGCGGTTCCGCAATGTGGTGGACGATTATCAGACCACCAGCCACGCGCCTGAGGCACTGTTCCGCATGGTGGAAACAAGCCTCGCTATCGGTGTGCCGGAAGAGGCGCAGCGTTATGCTGCCGTGCTGGGCGCCAATTATCCCGGCAATGAATGGTACGAGCGCGCTTATGAATTGATGCAAGACCACCAGCCGCAGCGTGTCGGCGGCTAA
- a CDS encoding PilZ domain-containing protein translates to MSVHNIRAHRRYALRMPAKIKTEGSKPAGCLLIELSQKGFRVSNLGEGKLETGDAVTVMTKCGKALAGTIRWAHDGLAGVSLQPPLHLPEMSEIITKNRGDHASNEGELRYA, encoded by the coding sequence ATGTCGGTGCACAACATCAGGGCTCATCGCCGCTACGCACTGCGGATGCCCGCAAAAATTAAGACTGAAGGTAGCAAGCCAGCCGGGTGTTTGCTCATCGAGCTTTCGCAAAAAGGCTTTCGGGTGAGCAATCTTGGTGAAGGCAAGCTTGAAACCGGTGATGCTGTTACGGTCATGACGAAATGCGGCAAGGCACTCGCGGGTACTATCCGCTGGGCGCATGATGGGCTGGCAGGCGTGAGCCTTCAGCCCCCGCTGCACCTTCCTGAAATGTCAGAGATCATCACCAAAAACCGCGGCGACCATGCGAGCAATGAAGGTGAACTTCGCTACGCCTGA
- the recN gene encoding DNA repair protein RecN, whose translation MLTTLAIRNIVLIEALDLAFGRGLGVLTGETGAGKSILLDALGLVLGARADSALVRAGEDQASVTATFEFAAMPDVILQALDDAEVELEPGEPLIIRRRLKADGGSRAFINDQPVGVALLRTLSAALVELHGQHDDRGLVNPRGHRALLDRYAGADVARVSAAWADWRSAKNALATAREGIEQARADQDLLLAHLEELTNIAPEEGEEELLATSRSDMQKGEKLAGDLEDLRLIWDGSDAPLARLRSAARRLDRIAPEHALLAEALASLDRAVIEAGEAEEKLEAAAEALTHDPLELDRIETRLFELRALARKHNCQVDELPEVMRDMRDRLDAIEQGDADLAGLENTESLAGAAYSKAAEALHKARVTAGAKLDSAVAGELAPLKLDAARFRTSITQLPQDRWGASGMDAVEFLIATNPGADFAPLNKVASGGELSRFILALKVALAEQGGAATVIFDEIDRGVGGAVASAIGERLARLADGGQLLAVTHSPQVAARGGTHYMIAKSSTGTVTKTSVARLDAEGRQEEIARMLSGAEVTPEARAQADRLLEGV comes from the coding sequence ATGCTGACAACTCTTGCCATCCGCAACATCGTCTTGATCGAAGCTCTGGACCTCGCTTTCGGCCGTGGACTGGGTGTGCTGACGGGGGAAACCGGGGCGGGCAAGTCCATCCTGCTCGATGCCTTGGGCCTTGTTCTTGGCGCGCGCGCGGACAGTGCACTGGTCCGCGCCGGCGAAGATCAGGCAAGCGTCACCGCCACATTTGAATTCGCCGCCATGCCTGATGTCATCTTGCAAGCCCTGGATGATGCAGAGGTGGAATTGGAGCCGGGGGAACCGCTGATTATCCGCAGGCGGTTAAAGGCCGATGGTGGATCGAGAGCTTTCATCAATGATCAGCCCGTCGGGGTGGCTCTGTTGCGCACATTATCAGCTGCACTGGTGGAGCTGCACGGTCAGCATGATGATCGCGGCTTAGTAAATCCGCGCGGGCATCGCGCCTTGCTTGATCGCTATGCCGGGGCAGATGTTGCTCGCGTGTCGGCCGCATGGGCGGACTGGCGCTCTGCCAAAAATGCCCTTGCAACTGCGCGTGAAGGAATAGAACAAGCGCGGGCGGATCAGGATTTGCTGCTCGCCCATCTCGAGGAACTTACCAATATCGCGCCGGAAGAAGGCGAGGAAGAATTGCTCGCCACCTCTCGTTCTGACATGCAGAAGGGAGAAAAACTGGCAGGCGATCTTGAGGATTTGCGGCTGATTTGGGACGGCAGCGATGCACCGTTGGCGCGGCTCCGCAGCGCGGCGCGCCGATTGGACAGGATAGCGCCGGAACATGCGCTGCTGGCAGAGGCGCTGGCCAGCCTTGACCGCGCAGTGATCGAAGCTGGCGAAGCGGAAGAGAAGCTGGAAGCCGCGGCAGAGGCGCTAACCCATGATCCGCTTGAACTCGACCGAATCGAAACGCGCCTGTTCGAACTGCGCGCACTCGCCCGCAAGCATAATTGCCAAGTGGATGAATTGCCCGAGGTGATGCGCGATATGCGTGATCGGCTTGACGCGATCGAGCAGGGCGATGCTGATCTTGCCGGGCTGGAAAATACTGAATCACTTGCAGGTGCTGCCTATAGCAAGGCGGCAGAGGCCTTGCACAAAGCGCGCGTGACAGCGGGCGCAAAGCTGGATTCTGCGGTGGCGGGCGAACTTGCACCGTTGAAACTGGACGCAGCGCGTTTCCGCACATCCATTACACAGCTGCCGCAAGATCGCTGGGGCGCGAGCGGGATGGATGCGGTTGAATTCCTAATCGCCACCAATCCCGGTGCCGATTTCGCGCCACTCAACAAGGTCGCTTCGGGGGGTGAATTATCACGCTTTATCCTCGCACTGAAAGTGGCATTGGCGGAGCAGGGTGGCGCTGCGACGGTAATCTTTGACGAGATAGACCGCGGCGTTGGCGGGGCGGTGGCTTCAGCCATCGGTGAACGGCTGGCGCGGCTGGCAGATGGCGGTCAATTGCTCGCCGTCACTCACTCGCCACAGGTCGCCGCGCGTGGCGGCACACATTACATGATCGCGAAGTCATCGACGGGGACTGTAACGAAGACTTCGGTTGCAAGGCTTGATGCAGAAGGGCGGCAGGAAGAGATCGCCCGCATGCTGAGTGGGGCGGAAGTCACGCCAGAAGCCAGGGCGCAGGCTGATCGTTTGCTGGAGGGGGTTTGA
- the ligA gene encoding NAD-dependent DNA ligase LigA, whose translation MDISEADAANELMRLAKAIARHNKLYHAEDSPEVTDAEYDALVRRTAELEEQFPHLVRDDSPSRQVGHDIAESPLSKVSHAVRMMSLDNAFSDEEVGEFVARVRRFLSLDEDESVSFTAEDKIDGLSCSLRYEAGKLVMAATRGDGQVGENVTVNVKHIADIPQQLRGKNVPEVFEVRGEVYMAKQDFTALNAVQQKMGGKLFANPRNAAAGSLRQKNASVTAQRPLRFWAHGWGAASAEPGETQAEVMRAIESWGLPVSPLFLRAQSLDEMLDHYRAIEKARADLPYDIDGVVYKVDRLDWQKRLGFVAKAPRWAMAHKFPAEQAQTTLEAIDIQIGRTGKLTPVGRLTPVTVGGVTVTNVTLHNRDEIERLGVRVGDRIVVQRAGDVIPQVVENLTRDEKRTAFQFPDHCPECGSEAVSEEGEVDVRCTGGLICPAQRTERLKHFVSRGALDIDGLGEKTIDQFFALGWLESPADIYRLKELREKILALDGWQDKSVDKLLASVESKRSPDAARLLFGLGIRHVGTVTARDLMKNFHELPALRETAQKARAGDEDSRLSLTSIDGIGDAVVEALGDFFHEDHNIEVWDDLLCQLEVPRYEVQSIDSPVAGKTIVFTGKLETISRDEAKAQAERLGAKAAGSVSSKTDILVAGPGAGSKLKKAADLGIDVIDEAGWAEIVKAAG comes from the coding sequence ATGGACATTTCCGAAGCCGATGCCGCCAATGAATTGATGCGGCTCGCAAAGGCGATCGCGCGGCACAATAAGCTTTATCACGCTGAGGATTCGCCCGAGGTTACGGACGCCGAATATGATGCGCTGGTTCGCCGCACTGCCGAGCTTGAGGAGCAGTTTCCGCATCTGGTGCGCGATGATTCACCTTCCCGGCAGGTCGGCCACGACATTGCTGAATCACCGCTTTCCAAGGTCAGCCATGCGGTTCGGATGATGAGCCTCGACAATGCTTTCTCGGATGAGGAGGTGGGCGAATTTGTTGCACGGGTACGCCGTTTCCTGTCGCTGGATGAGGATGAATCCGTCTCCTTCACAGCCGAGGACAAGATTGACGGCCTTTCGTGCTCGTTGCGGTATGAGGCTGGCAAGCTGGTCATGGCCGCCACGCGCGGAGATGGGCAGGTGGGTGAAAATGTCACGGTCAATGTCAAACATATCGCCGATATTCCACAGCAATTGCGCGGCAAGAACGTGCCCGAGGTGTTCGAGGTGCGCGGCGAAGTTTACATGGCAAAACAGGATTTTACCGCACTCAACGCGGTTCAGCAGAAAATGGGTGGAAAGCTGTTTGCCAATCCTCGCAATGCAGCAGCCGGATCACTGAGGCAGAAAAACGCCAGCGTTACCGCGCAGCGGCCTTTGCGCTTCTGGGCGCATGGCTGGGGTGCAGCATCAGCAGAGCCGGGCGAGACGCAGGCAGAGGTCATGCGCGCCATTGAAAGCTGGGGTCTGCCAGTGTCTCCGCTGTTCCTGCGCGCGCAATCGCTGGATGAGATGCTTGATCATTATCGCGCCATCGAGAAGGCGCGGGCGGATCTGCCCTATGATATCGATGGCGTCGTTTACAAAGTGGACAGGCTCGACTGGCAAAAGCGTCTGGGCTTCGTGGCCAAGGCACCGCGCTGGGCGATGGCGCACAAGTTTCCCGCGGAACAGGCGCAGACGACGCTGGAAGCAATTGACATACAGATCGGGCGAACGGGCAAGTTGACGCCGGTCGGGCGGCTCACACCTGTCACCGTGGGCGGTGTTACCGTCACCAATGTCACCCTGCACAATCGTGACGAGATCGAGCGGCTGGGCGTCCGCGTGGGTGATCGCATCGTCGTGCAGCGTGCAGGGGATGTTATCCCGCAAGTGGTCGAAAATCTGACTCGCGATGAAAAGCGCACGGCCTTTCAGTTTCCTGATCATTGCCCCGAATGTGGTAGCGAAGCGGTAAGTGAAGAAGGCGAGGTTGATGTGCGATGCACGGGCGGGCTGATCTGTCCGGCGCAGCGGACCGAACGGCTCAAGCATTTTGTCAGCCGCGGTGCGCTCGATATTGACGGGTTGGGAGAAAAGACGATCGATCAGTTCTTCGCGCTCGGCTGGCTGGAAAGCCCTGCCGATATCTATCGCTTGAAGGAACTCCGCGAGAAGATACTGGCGCTTGACGGGTGGCAGGATAAGTCTGTGGATAAGCTGTTGGCTTCTGTGGAAAGCAAACGTTCTCCCGATGCGGCGCGGCTCTTGTTCGGGCTTGGCATTCGCCACGTCGGGACCGTAACCGCACGCGATCTAATGAAGAATTTTCATGAACTTCCTGCGCTGCGCGAAACGGCGCAGAAGGCGCGTGCAGGCGATGAGGACTCGCGCCTGTCTCTCACCAGTATTGACGGGATCGGCGATGCCGTGGTCGAAGCGCTGGGTGATTTCTTCCACGAGGACCATAATATCGAGGTGTGGGATGATCTGCTCTGCCAGCTGGAGGTGCCGCGCTATGAAGTCCAGAGCATCGATTCCCCAGTGGCTGGAAAGACGATCGTCTTTACAGGAAAGCTGGAAACCATAAGCCGCGATGAGGCCAAGGCTCAGGCAGAGCGGCTGGGCGCAAAGGCTGCAGGCTCGGTCAGTTCCAAAACGGATATTCTGGTGGCCGGACCGGGGGCAGGCAGCAAGCTCAAGAAGGCAGCAGATCTCGGCATCGACGTGATCGACGAGGCGGGCTGGGCAGAGATCGTCAAGGCAGCTGGCTGA